Sequence from the uncultured Flavobacterium sp. genome:
TAGAATTGGAGATACAATCAAAATTCACGACAAAGATTTTCCTATCGAAGCTGAAATCGAAGATATTAGCGCTTTCCATGTCAATCTGAAAACAAAAGAAGGCGAAAGAATTATTTTTCCAAACAATTTATTATTGCAAAAAGGCATTTCGATTATGCCGTCACACTACGAAGACAAAGAGTTTTTTGACTAAAACATTTGAATGGGAATTTTATAAACTATAAGAAAAAAGCTAAAACATTATTACTGAAATAAAGTATAATATTTGCTTAACCAAAATTATAGTTTTACAAAAACTCCATAAAAATGATTCAGCCAATTAAGTTGCCATTCTATGCAAAAATTGCATGCATACTAATAAGTTTAATTTCTTTTGCCTATATATTTTGTATCGCAAAAGATATCATTACGCCAGTTTTAATGGCCTTTTTGTTTGCTGTTTTATTGCTTCCGGTATTTACTTTTCTAAAAACAAAATTGAAATTCCCAAGGCATCTTGCCGCGATTTGCTGTGTTTTGCTTTTTGCTGCCTTTATCATCGGAATATTAGTTTTTATATCCTATGAAGTTACGGATATGGCAAATGATTTTGATACTATAAAAAAGAACGCAAATGCTTTTATAACGGATATTCATAAGTTTATTAAAGACAATTTTCACGTAAGTATTGGTGAACAGAAAAAATATCTGGATAATGTCACAAAAGATTCTGTTCAGAATGGGAAAGCTACAATAGGTTCTGCAATTGTTTCTATTACAGATTTGCTTTTGGATTGTACAATTATTCCAATTTATACCTTTCTGTTTTTATTGTATAAAGATCATTTCGTGCTTTTTCTTGCCAAATTGATCGACAAAGAAAATCATAGCACTTTAAAAGGTATTTTGTCTCAAATCAAAGTTTCGATAAACAATTATATCGTAGGTTTAATTTTTGAAATGGCTGTTGTATCGGTATTAACGAGTTTGGGGCTTTGGATTATTGGTATTAAATATTTTATTCTGTTAGGATTAATAACCGGAATTCTAAACGTGATTCCATATATCGGAATCTTAATCGCGGGAGTTATTACTGTTTTAGCTTCTTTAACAGGATCTGCCGAAACATCTATTATTCTGGGAATTCTTATCGTAAATATTATTGTTCAATTAATCGATAATAATCTAATTGTGCCCTTAATTATCAATTCTAAAGTAGAAATTAATGCTTTTGTATCAATTATTGGAATTATAATTGGCGGTGCTGCCGCAGGAATTTCGGGAATGTTTTTGGCTATTCCACTTTTAGCGATCTTAAAAATTATTTTTGACAGAATAGAATCACTGGAACCGTGGGGTTATGTTATGGGAAATCATATGCCTAAAAAATTTACATGGAGAATCAGGAAAGTTAAAGCTGAGAATTAAAAATTAACTCATTTGCTAAATTTAAGCTTATAATTTTCTTACCTTGATCTAAGAATCATTTGTAAGCCAGTCAAAAATCATCTAAATGTTTGTGAACAGAAAAATAGTTGTTTTTATTATCTTATGCTTTTGCTTACAAGGTACTTATGCTCAGGTTAAAACCGAGAAGAAAGACAGTACTGATATTTATAAAAAAATACGTAATTATTCGAAAAAGAATAAATTTACTCAAAATCTTCACAAACTTTTTTTCAGAACAAATAAACCCAAAAAAAAGGAAGAACTTCTTATTACGGATACAACGGATTACAGCGGGAAAATTATCCGAAACATTAATATAGTTACGCTCGATCCTTTTGGTCATTCTATTACAGATACTACTCAGGTTCCTAAAAACTGGGGAGAAAGAACGGGAAACCGATTGCATTTGAAAACTAAAAAAATAGCAATTTATAATCTTCTTTTATTCAAAAGAAACACGCCTTATAATGCTTATAAAGTACAGGAATCTGAACGTTTGATTCGTGCCCAAAAATATGTGACCGCCGTTAGAATTTCGAATAAACTGGCAAGCAAGGAATCTGATTCTGTAGATGTTACTATTCGGGTTTTAGATTCGTGGAGTACAATTCCTAAGTTTTCAATATCAAGCAATCAGGTTTCATTTGGAGTAAAAGAAAAAGACTTTTTTGGTTCAGGGCAACAACTTGAATATCGATTTACGAATAGATTTAGTGACGGCCAAAATGCCAATGAAGCCACTTATACGATTCCAAATATAAAAAACACGTATATCAAAACCATTTTGAATTATAAAATGGATTTGGATAATAACTATAGCAAAAGTATTAATGTAGAGCGTGATTTCTATTCTCCTTTAACCAAATGGGGAGGCGGAGTTTTTGTGGGACAAAATTTTAGAAGAGACAGTTTACAAGCACCAGATTTAACGTATGCATTTCAACCTTTTAAATATAATTTTCAGGATTTATGGGCAGGAAAAGCGTCAAAAGTTTTTGAAGATGATTCAAACGGAATCACAAATTTGATTGTTTCCGGAAGGTTTTTAAATGTAAATTATACCGAAACTCCTTCGGAACTTTATGATCCAACGCATTTTTATTCGGATGAAAAACTCATTTTAAGCGGAATTGGAATCAATACTCGTAAATTTATCAAAGACAGTTATATTTTTAGAAATGGCCAAACGGAAGACGTTCCCGTTGGACGGATTTACGGCATTACATTAGGTTATCAGTACAAAAATATGATGTGGAGGCCTTATTTTGGCGCACAGTTTTCATT
This genomic interval carries:
- a CDS encoding AI-2E family transporter, producing MIQPIKLPFYAKIACILISLISFAYIFCIAKDIITPVLMAFLFAVLLLPVFTFLKTKLKFPRHLAAICCVLLFAAFIIGILVFISYEVTDMANDFDTIKKNANAFITDIHKFIKDNFHVSIGEQKKYLDNVTKDSVQNGKATIGSAIVSITDLLLDCTIIPIYTFLFLLYKDHFVLFLAKLIDKENHSTLKGILSQIKVSINNYIVGLIFEMAVVSVLTSLGLWIIGIKYFILLGLITGILNVIPYIGILIAGVITVLASLTGSAETSIILGILIVNIIVQLIDNNLIVPLIINSKVEINAFVSIIGIIIGGAAAGISGMFLAIPLLAILKIIFDRIESLEPWGYVMGNHMPKKFTWRIRKVKAEN